One genomic window of Monodelphis domestica isolate mMonDom1 chromosome 1, mMonDom1.pri, whole genome shotgun sequence includes the following:
- the LOC103094632 gene encoding olfactory receptor 1361 — MTRENLTSISEFLLMGISKWPEHQQLLFSLFLGMYLVTVSGNLIIILAIYSSIHLHSPMYFFLTNLSFTDICFISTTVPKMLVNICTQDHTISYVKCLTQMYFFTLFVGLDDFLLGVMAYDRYIAICRPLHYSKAMSHRFCFLLVSGSWIITNSCSLLHTLLVNKLSFCAENRIPHFFCDLSALLKLSCSDTHINDLEIVIVGGILVGAPFVLIMVSYIHIILAILRIPSTGGKYKAFSTCGSHLCSVSIFYGTLMGVYFLPSSTHLDNLDMLAAIFYTIVTPMLNPFIYSLRNRDMQNALRLLHRKTTLPFR; from the coding sequence ATGACCAGAGAGAACCTGACCAGTATATCGGAGTTCCTCCTCATGGGGATCTCCAAGTGGCCTGAGCACCAACAACTCCTCTTTTCACTGTTCCTGGGGATGTACTTGGTCACTGTATCTGGGAATCTGATCATCATCCTAGCAATATATTCCAGTATTCACCTCCACAGCCCCATGTACTTTTTCCTCACCAATCTCTCCTTCACTGACATTTGTTTTATCTCTACCACAGTCCCCAAGATGTTAGTGAACATTTGTACCCAGGATCACACCATCTCTTATGTGAAATGCCTGACTCAAATGTACTTTTTCACCTTGTTTGTTGGTCTGGATGACTTCCTTTTAGGTGTGATGGCATATGACCGATACATAGCCATTTGCCGCCCACTCCATTACTCAAAAGCAATGAGCCACAGATTCTGCTTCCTTCTTGTGTCTGGGTCCTGGATCATCACTAATAGCTGTTCCTTGTTACATACCCTTCTAGTAAATAAGTTGTCTTTTTGTGCAGAGAACAGGATCCCTCACTTCTTTTGTGACCTTTCAGCCCTACTCAAGCTCTCCTGCTCTGATACCCACATCAATGACCTAGAGATTGTAATTGTGGGAGGAATTTTGGTTGGTGCTCCATTTGTTCTAATCATGGTGTCCTACATTCACATTATATTGGCTATTCTGAGGATCCCATCTACTGGTGGCAAGTATAAAGCCTTTTCTACCTGTGGTTCCCATCTCTGTAGTGTGTCCATATTCTATGGGACCCTCATGGGGGtgtattttcttccctcttccaccCATTTGGATAATTTAGACATGTTAGCTGCCATCTTCTATACCATAGTGACCCCCATGCTCAACCCCTTCATCTATAGCCTGAGAAACCGGGACATGCAGAATGCACTGAGACTTCTTCACAGGAAGACAACTTTACCATTTAGATGA
- the LOC103094823 gene encoding olfactory receptor 1361-like, giving the protein MERENQTSISEFLLLGLSSQPEQQKLLFWLFLCVYLVTVTGNLLIMLAIGLDARLHSPMYFFLANLSFVDICFSSVTIPKMLVNHIIGSNSISYVECMMQMYFFITFVNMDGFLLVVMAYDRYMAICRPLHYTTVMRPGLCILLVAISWVITNLHALLHTLLMAQLSFCADNTIPHFFCDPYPVRKLSCSDTYISDLMVFTVGGVVFVTPFTCIAISYVFIFSNVMKIPSTQGMQKALSTCGSHLTVVSLFYGAIMGIYLRPSSSYSAVDTVATVIFTVVTPMLNPFIYSLRNQDMKVALRRLILTKAILQMS; this is encoded by the coding sequence atggagagagaaaacCAAACCAGTATCTCTGAATTCCTTCTCCTGGGGCTCTCCAGTCAGCCAGAACAGCAAAAACTTCTCTTTTGGCTATTCCTGTGTGTGTATCTGGTCACTGTGACTGGGAACCTGCTCATCATGCTAGCCATTGGCTTAGATGCCCGACTCCACTCACCCATGTACTTTTTTCTCGCCAACCTGTCATTTGTTGACATTTGCTTTTCATCAGTTACAATCCCCAAGATGTTGGTGAATCACATAATAGGAAGCAACTCTATCTCTTATGTGGAGTGCATGATGCAGatgtatttttttattacttttgtaaATATGGATGGGTTTCTCTTGGTGGTAATGGCTTATGACCGCTACATGGCCATTTGCCGCCCACTCCACTACACCACGGTTATGCGTCCTGGACTTTGCATCCTTCTGGTGGCCATATCCTGGGTCATCACTAATCTTCATGCACTTTTACACACTCTACTAATGGCTCAATTGTCCTTCTGTGCTGACAACACAATCCCCCACTTCTTCTGTGATCCTTACCCAGTTCGAAAGCTCTCTTGTTCAGACACCTACATCAGTGACTTGATGGTGTTCACTGTGGGCGGGGTAGTGTTTGTTACCCCATTCACATGCATTGCCATCTCTTATGTCTTCATATTCTCCAATGTAATGAAGATCCCATCTACTCAGGGGATGCAGAAAGCCCTGTCCACATGTGGTTCTCACCTCACTGTAGTTTCCCTCTTCTATGGGGCCATAATGGGCATCTATCTGCGCCCTTCATCTTCCTACTCAGCTGTGGATACAGTGGCCACTGTTATATTTACTGTGGTGACCCCCATGCTTAATCCCTTTATTTATAGCTTGAGAAATCAGGACATGAAGGTAGCTCTAAGGAGACTGATTCTTACAAAAGCAATTTTGCAAATGTCTTAG